Proteins encoded by one window of Enterococcus faecalis:
- the menA gene encoding 1,4-dihydroxy-2-naphthoate polyprenyltransferase has product MSLNVFLKVVEIQTKLASLFPFIIGVLFSMTYFGEVQWGNTLVFFIGMVVFDMATTAINNYMDFKKAKSDVYKYEENIIGQSGVSPQLVRNMIFAMIAFTAVVGAYLTVQTGWLFLVLGGICCFIGIFYTYGPIPLSRMPLGEIFSGFTMGLGIFVLTVYLNVVTNPPFYLTVDFASGAFRLDGNLWAVLAIVVASLPLVCSIANIMLANNLRDLDTDIENHRYTLVYYIGRPAGIVLFQVLALAGYLVILFGFISGIYQWPVLITFATLPVIWKNIQTFKQELPQPKSFRHSIKNLMVFNGTYALGLLISALLG; this is encoded by the coding sequence ATGTCTTTAAATGTGTTTTTAAAAGTAGTGGAAATTCAGACGAAGCTAGCCAGTCTCTTTCCCTTCATTATCGGGGTCTTGTTTTCAATGACCTATTTCGGGGAAGTCCAGTGGGGCAACACGCTGGTTTTCTTCATTGGCATGGTGGTCTTTGATATGGCCACCACCGCCATTAACAATTACATGGATTTTAAAAAAGCCAAATCTGACGTCTATAAATATGAAGAAAATATTATCGGACAATCAGGCGTTTCACCACAACTGGTCCGCAACATGATTTTCGCCATGATTGCCTTCACTGCCGTTGTGGGTGCGTACTTAACGGTTCAAACCGGCTGGCTCTTCCTCGTATTAGGGGGGATTTGCTGCTTCATCGGTATTTTCTACACGTATGGACCGATTCCGTTATCCCGCATGCCCTTGGGGGAAATTTTCAGTGGTTTCACGATGGGCTTAGGCATCTTCGTCTTAACCGTTTACTTGAACGTCGTCACCAATCCGCCGTTTTACTTAACGGTCGATTTTGCTAGCGGCGCCTTTCGCTTAGACGGCAATCTCTGGGCGGTGCTTGCGATTGTCGTGGCGTCCTTGCCCTTGGTCTGTTCGATTGCTAACATCATGCTCGCCAACAATTTACGGGACTTAGACACGGATATTGAGAACCACCGTTATACATTAGTCTATTATATCGGGCGCCCAGCAGGGATTGTGCTGTTTCAAGTGTTAGCGCTAGCTGGTTATCTGGTGATTTTATTCGGCTTCATTAGTGGTATTTATCAATGGCCAGTGTTAATTACATTTGCTACTTTGCCTGTCATTTGGAAAAATATTCAAACGTTTAAACAAGAATTGCCGCAGCCGAAAAGTTTCCGTCATTCCATTAAAAACTTAATGGTTTTCAATGGCACCTATGCCTTAGGGCTATTAATTAGTGCGTTGCTTGGCTAG
- a CDS encoding FAD:protein FMN transferase, producing MKKKLLLMVSVLAVLFVAAACSSKPEAKINTEPYSDRQTMLGTYVQIRIYDDGKEDVLPKAFARVKELGDKITVNQPGSEIDEINQEAGVKPVKVSDDLYPLLKKAYEYSKDSRGGFDMAIGPITSMWHIGFDDARKPSQAEIDQALKLVDYTKVKFNDKEQTVYLEEKGMQLDLGAIAKGFITDEVVKVLKDNGVTTAIVDLGGNVYVLGHSPRGKDMDWTVGIQDPNKARNTVLGQVKESNKTLVTSGIYERYLKVDGKTYHHLFDRETGYPFDNDIAGVTIITDKSIDGDGLSTAVFSMGVKKGLEYVESLKGTDAIFVTKDDKVYISKDIEGNFEIGKDSGYTMGNRADLK from the coding sequence ATGAAAAAGAAACTTCTGCTCATGGTGAGTGTTCTAGCAGTGCTGTTTGTGGCAGCTGCTTGTTCCTCAAAACCAGAAGCGAAAATTAATACAGAACCATACTCTGACCGTCAAACAATGCTTGGTACCTACGTTCAAATTCGCATCTACGATGATGGCAAAGAAGACGTCTTACCGAAAGCCTTTGCCCGTGTCAAAGAACTAGGCGATAAAATCACCGTCAACCAACCAGGTTCAGAAATTGATGAAATCAACCAAGAAGCAGGCGTAAAACCAGTCAAAGTCTCAGATGACCTGTATCCTTTGTTGAAAAAAGCCTATGAATACAGCAAAGACTCCCGCGGCGGCTTCGACATGGCAATTGGCCCAATCACCTCTATGTGGCACATTGGCTTCGATGATGCCCGCAAACCAAGCCAAGCCGAAATTGATCAAGCCTTGAAACTCGTTGATTACACGAAAGTCAAATTCAACGACAAAGAGCAAACCGTTTACCTTGAAGAAAAAGGCATGCAATTGGATTTAGGCGCAATTGCCAAAGGCTTCATCACCGACGAAGTCGTGAAAGTCCTCAAAGACAACGGCGTCACCACCGCTATCGTCGATTTAGGCGGAAATGTTTACGTCTTAGGGCACAGCCCACGTGGCAAAGATATGGATTGGACAGTCGGCATTCAAGATCCGAATAAAGCCCGCAACACAGTCTTAGGTCAAGTCAAAGAAAGCAACAAAACCTTAGTCACATCAGGAATTTATGAACGCTACTTAAAAGTCGATGGCAAAACGTACCACCATCTCTTCGATCGTGAAACTGGCTATCCGTTTGATAACGACATCGCGGGTGTCACCATTATCACCGACAAATCCATCGATGGTGATGGTCTCTCAACAGCCGTCTTCTCAATGGGCGTCAAAAAAGGACTAGAATATGTCGAAAGTCTGAAAGGAACCGATGCCATTTTCGTCACAAAAGACGACAAAGTCTACATCAGCAAAGATATCGAAGGCAACTTTGAAATCGGCAAAGACTCTGGCTATACGATGGGGAATCGGGCCGATTTGAAATAA
- the pplA gene encoding extracellular electron transfer flavoprotein PplA, with the protein MKVNKFVKGFAAIALFSLVLAGCGADKKDNTTNSSSAASSETKKSTESSAPAKKVAGGDLKDGTYKLEEKNEKNGYRAVFEMTVKDGKITESKYDNINADGKSKTEDTKYEESMKAKSGVGPKEYIKQLNDSFVKEQSASGVEVVTGATHSSESFQNYAQQLIQAAQAGNTDTIEIDNGAALKDGTYSLKEKNDSNGYHTTFSMTVKDGKVTESNYDNVNADGKSKKDDTEYESKMKDVAGVGPKEYIETLNKEFVKAMGEEDGSPAGVEVVTGATHSTHSFINYAQQLVNAAEKGDTTEIVVDNIVTK; encoded by the coding sequence AGACAAGAAAGACAACACAACGAACTCTTCTAGCGCAGCATCTTCAGAAACGAAAAAATCAACTGAATCATCAGCACCAGCGAAAAAAGTTGCCGGTGGCGATTTAAAAGATGGTACGTATAAATTAGAAGAAAAAAATGAAAAAAATGGTTACCGTGCAGTCTTTGAAATGACTGTAAAAGACGGCAAAATCACTGAATCTAAATATGACAACATCAATGCTGACGGCAAATCTAAAACAGAAGACACTAAGTATGAAGAAAGCATGAAAGCAAAATCTGGTGTTGGACCAAAAGAATACATCAAACAATTAAACGATTCTTTTGTTAAAGAACAAAGCGCAAGCGGTGTGGAAGTAGTAACTGGTGCGACTCATTCATCTGAATCATTCCAAAACTACGCACAACAATTAATCCAAGCAGCACAAGCTGGTAACACAGACACAATCGAAATCGACAATGGCGCAGCATTGAAAGATGGTACGTACTCATTGAAAGAAAAAAATGACTCAAACGGCTACCACACAACATTCTCAATGACTGTGAAAGATGGTAAAGTGACTGAATCTAACTACGATAACGTGAACGCTGACGGCAAATCTAAAAAAGATGACACTGAATACGAAAGCAAAATGAAAGACGTTGCTGGCGTTGGACCAAAAGAATATATCGAAACATTAAACAAAGAATTTGTTAAAGCAATGGGCGAAGAAGACGGCTCACCTGCAGGTGTTGAAGTGGTAACTGGTGCAACACACAGCACACATTCATTCATCAACTACGCACAACAATTAGTGAACGCTGCTGAAAAAGGCGACACAACTGAAATCGTTGTTGACAACATCGTAACAAAATAA